A genome region from Sphaeramia orbicularis chromosome 19, fSphaOr1.1, whole genome shotgun sequence includes the following:
- the fshr gene encoding follicle-stimulating hormone receptor, with protein sequence MMMMTMGIMLLIMLLTVVMKSAAALVPGPKVDVKRGAQWSLGPRDTEVPGNIPTNITFLQVKLTQIRVIPRGALTSLQRLSKLYITDNDVLESISECAFANLSQLSYIDVSGNGALRSIGAFAFSDLPELTEIFISKSKHLRHIDPDTFKNIVKLQRLTISNTGLTIFPDLGKIHSTAHDFLFELHENSHIKEVPPNAFRGLCTQTIREIRLTRNGIKEVASDAFDGIKMHRLFLGGNRQLTHIHPNAFVGSSELVVLDVSHTTLSSLPDSILGGLRKLIAKSAFNLKELPPLHLFTQLYEANLTYPSHCCAFQNLHRNRSGWNHMCSRPGAEENHFFYRDYCSNSTSFICSPTPDDFNPCEDIMSIVPLRVLIWIISILALLGNTAVLLVLLGTRAKLTVPRFLMCHLAFADLCMGIYLVVIATVDMLTRGRYYNHAINWQAGLGCRAAGFFTVFASQLSVFTLTAITLERWHTITHALRLDRKLRLRHACIVMTVGWIFSSLAALLPTVGVSSYGKVSICLPMDVESVVSQIYVVALLLLNVLAFFCVCGCYLSIYLTVRNPSSAPAHTDTRVAKRMAVLIFTDFLCMAPISFFAISAALKLPLITVSDAKLLLVLFYPINSCSNPFLYAFFTRTFRRDFFLMAARVGLCKTRAQIYRTESSSCQQPAWTSPKSSHVILYSLANTLSLDGKQDC encoded by the exons atgatgatgatgacaatgggGATCATGTTATTGATAATGCTCCTGACAGTGGTGATGAAGTCTGCAGCAGCCTTGGTCCCTGGCCCTAAAGTGGACGTTAAACGTGGAGCTCAGTGGTCTCTGGGCCCCAGGGACACAGAGGTGCCCGGCAACATCCCCACCAACATAACATTCCT GCAGGTGAAGCTGACGCAGATCCGAGTGATTCCCAGGGGGGCCCTCACCAGCCTGCAGCGCCTCAGCAaact TTATATAACAGACAACGACGTGCTGGAGAGCATCAGCGAATGTGCTTTTGCGAACCTGTCTCAGCTCTCGTACAT TGACGTCTCAGGAAACGGCGCGTTGAGGAGTATCGGAGCGTTTGCCTTCTCTGATCTGCCCGAGCTCACTGAAAT attCATATCAAAGTCCAAACACCTGCGACACATCGATCCAGATACATTCAAGAACATAGTGAAACTGCAGCGTCT GACCATCTCCAACACGGGACTGACAATTTTCCCAGACCTCGGAAAAATCCACTCGACAGCCCACGACTTTCTGTT TGAGCTGCATGAGAACAGCCACATCAAGGAAGTCCCACCCAATGCCTTCAGAGGCCTCTGCACTCAAACTATCAGAGAAAT ACGGCTCACCAGAAATGGCATCAAGGAGGTGGCAAGTGACGCCTTCGACGGCATAAAGATGCACAGATT GTTCCTCGGGGGCAACCGGCAGCTTACTCACATCCATCCCAACGCCTTTGTGGGTTCCAGTGAGTTGGTGGTACT GGATGTCTCCCACACAACACTCAGTTCCCTGCCCGACTCCATCCTCGGAGGACTTCGGAAGCTGATCGCAAAGTCCGCCTTCAATCTGAAAGAGCTTCCTCCTCTGCATCTTTTCACCCAACTCTACGAAGCCAATCTCACGTATCCATCACACTGCTGCGCCTTCCAAAACCTCCACAGGAACAG GTCTGGATGGAACCACATGTGCTCCCGTCCAGGGGCTGAAGAAAACCATTTTTTCTACAGAGACTACTGTTCCAACTCCACCTCCTTCATCTGCAGCCCCACACCGGACGACTTCAACCCCTGTGAAGACATCATGTCCATCGTCCCCCTGAGAGTCCTCATCTGGATCATCTCCATCCTCGCGCTCCTGGGGAACACGGCGGTGCTCCTCGTCCTGTTAG GCACCCGAGCCAAGCTGACAGTTCCTCGTTTCCTCATGTGTCACCTGGCTTTCGCAGACCTCTGCATGGGCAtctacctggttgtcatagcaaccgTGGACATGCTCACCCGCGGCCGATACTACAACCACGCCATCAACTGGCAGGCCGGCCTGGGCTGCAGAGCCGCTGGGTTCTTCACG GTGTTTGCCAGTCAGCTGTCAGTGTTCACACTCACCGCAATCACCCTGGAGCGTTGGCACACCATCACACACGCGCTGAGGCTCGATCGGAAACTCCGTCTTCGACACGCCTGCATCGTGATGACGGTAGGATGGATCTTCTCCTCCCTGGCTGCTCTGCTGCCCACTGTCGGGGTCAGTAGCTACGGGAAG GTGAGTATCTGCCTGCCTATGGATGTGGAGTCTGTGGTGTCTCAGATCTATGTGGTggctctcctcctcctcaacGTCCTGGCCTTCTTCTGTGTTTGCGGCTGCTACCTCAGCATCTATCTGACCGTTCGCAACCCGTCGTCGGCGCCGGCCCACACCGACACCCGCGTAGCCAAACGCATGGCCGTCCTCATCTTCACAGACTTCCTTTGCATGGCTCCCATCTCCTTCTTCGCCATCTCAGCTGCCCTGAAGCTCCCACTCATCACCGTCAGTGATGCCAAGCTTCTGCTGGTCCTCTTCTACCCCATCAACTCGTGTTCCAACCCTTTCCTCTACGCCTTCTTCACCCGAACCTTCAGGCGGGATTTCTTCCTCATGGCAGCTCGTGTTGGTCTGTGTAAGACGAGGGCGCAGATTTACCGGACGGAGAGTTCTTCATGTCAGCAGCCGGCGTGGACGTCTCCAAAGAGCAGCCATGTGATCCTGTACTCTTTGGCCAATACACTGAGTCTAGATGGAAAACAAGACTGCTGA